From Acidobacteriota bacterium, one genomic window encodes:
- a CDS encoding cation transporter has product MGHGHTHEISAAGRNKKPLMIVFCLTFFYLIVEVIGGFWTGSLALLADAGHMLTDVAGVGLALLAICFAEKPASPEKTYGYFRVEILAAMTNAIILIFISIYILYEAYERFKNPPEVQSAAMIGVASIGLVVNIVGMVILRSGSKESLNMKGAYYEVLSDTLTSVGVIIAGIIMLTTGWYYADPLISAGIGLFILPRTWALLKDAVAVLLEGTPSDVNIANVRDKLSKIEGVAEIHDLHVWSLTSGVNALSVHAVLADGAEHDDVLQRVHNSCTSEFKIAHVTAQTERKGFACHETHL; this is encoded by the coding sequence ATGGGACACGGACATACACACGAAATATCGGCGGCAGGGCGGAATAAGAAACCGCTAATGATCGTCTTTTGCCTGACGTTCTTTTATTTGATCGTCGAGGTAATTGGCGGATTTTGGACGGGCAGTTTGGCGTTGCTTGCGGACGCCGGACATATGTTGACCGATGTTGCGGGCGTCGGACTAGCATTGTTAGCAATATGTTTCGCAGAAAAGCCCGCATCGCCGGAAAAGACGTATGGCTATTTCCGTGTCGAAATACTCGCGGCGATGACGAACGCGATCATCCTGATCTTTATTTCGATCTACATCCTTTACGAAGCATACGAACGCTTCAAAAACCCGCCCGAAGTGCAGAGTGCGGCGATGATCGGCGTCGCATCGATTGGGTTGGTGGTCAATATTGTCGGTATGGTTATTCTGCGTTCCGGCTCCAAAGAAAGCCTGAACATGAAAGGCGCATATTATGAGGTTCTTTCGGACACGCTCACGTCTGTCGGTGTGATAATCGCTGGAATAATCATGCTCACGACCGGCTGGTATTACGCCGATCCGTTAATTTCGGCGGGAATCGGCTTGTTTATCTTGCCGCGAACATGGGCATTGCTAAAAGATGCAGTCGCTGTCTTGCTAGAAGGTACGCCGTCTGACGTAAACATAGCTAACGTGCGAGACAAACTTTCAAAGATCGAAGGCGTTGCCGAGATTCACGACCTTCATGTATGGTCGCTTACGTCGGGCGTAAATGCCTTGAGCGTCCACGCCGTGCTTGCCGACGGAGCCGAACACGACGATGTTCTGCAACGTGTCCACAATTCATGCACGAGCGAATTTAAGATCGCACACGTAACTGCCCAAACAGAACGGAAGGGCTTCGCGTGTCACGAAACGCATTTATAG
- a CDS encoding P-II family nitrogen regulator → MKLIIAVVRPFTVEKIVTAFENIEGFPGMTVTDSAGFGQRLLTTANDALDPFKQNKRIEIAANEEMVDSIVAAIRHNAHTGKKGDGIILVLPIEKAELI, encoded by the coding sequence ATGAAACTGATAATCGCAGTAGTTCGGCCATTCACGGTAGAGAAGATCGTAACGGCCTTTGAAAACATCGAAGGCTTTCCCGGCATGACCGTCACTGATTCAGCCGGATTCGGCCAGCGGTTATTAACGACGGCTAATGATGCGCTTGATCCATTCAAGCAAAACAAGCGGATCGAGATAGCAGCGAATGAAGAAATGGTTGATTCAATAGTAGCGGCCATCAGGCACAATGCTCATACTGGGAAAAAAGGCGACGGCATCATTCTAGTGTTGCCGATCGAGAAGGCAGAACTGATCTAG